From Falco naumanni isolate bFalNau1 chromosome 4, bFalNau1.pat, whole genome shotgun sequence:
ttttttcacccccccAGACATCATTGATAACTCTAAGCTCATCACAGAGGACTGTCGGAAAAAGGTAAACAGAAAACCTACTAGCTGTTTAGTTTGTTTTACAGACAACTGTTGTTATTCCCTGGCTGTATTGGGTGTTGAATTACTCGGCACAACAAGACAAGGGATACTTTCAAATCTTTAAGAAGCTCTCTCTCTCTGAGCTTTGTCACTGACTGCAAGACATCCCGTCACTAATAGAAGTTAACAGAATTATTTGTATTCTTGATAGCAGCATGTAGTTCAGTTTAACAGCATccactttttcttctcagctaTATTTAAAAGCTTGTTCTTTGTTCAAAGAGCATTTCTGATTCTATTCTATCTAAACAATGTAATCGGCATTAAGAAGGTTATTTTGATTGGTTAGATCAAATACCAAGtgttattttgcaaaaatatgttaaacatgtggtgttttttccttcagttattGCAGCTGAAAGAAACCTATTATGCTATTGAAATTGATCCATCTCTCActattgaagaaaaatatccatATATGGTAGAATGGTAAGAAACACCTCCCATCTTCAAATTGTGCTAAGATTAGATTTAATAACTTTTTACAAGCAAATTAGTGGCAGTAATTAGCTTTTAGCCAACGCATTAACCGAATTAATCTCTTAAAGTGTTGTGCAACAactgattttgctttgctgttaaCTTGAGTGAGCAAGAATTAACCGTACAGGATGCTTTTAATCATGAGATTTAATGAAAGATTAATCTTAATAACTAAATTTAAACCccttttttgtttatattctaGGTACAATAAATCTCATGCACTACTTATTGAACAAGGCTTACAAAAGGATAAATTTGCAGAAATTGTGAGGGAATCTGATGTTATGCTGAAGTAAGTTCTTTTTGATTTGAATGATGCCGTTTCGGAACCTTTTCTGTAGATTCTTACTGGGCAttgcagggagggaaggagggagaaaaaagaaaagggggggaaaaaagcccaaaccaacaTGTTCCTGGGAATGTGACACCTTAATCTTGGAACACAGTGAGCTTTTCATGCTCCCACTTTATTGATATGTTGTAGCTAAATGCCTACAACAATCACACTGTACAAACTAGAGGactgaaacttttattttcagtcccATCTCTAGTAGCTTCATTACCATAGACTTTCATCCACTTGAAATTGCACTGctgacacttctttttttaaggggaATGTAGACTTCAACTTTGTTCCTTTGAAGAATGTTCCTTGTAATAGTTTTATCTAAGATTAAAACACAGCAACTTGAGGAATATGTTTCATATGTTTTATTAAGTATCATTCTTCCTCTATGGCTAAAGGCAAGTTTAAAAGCCAGCAAAATCCTTGCTTGAAAATTGTCTCTAAACTTCGGAGTGGTGAAACGGGATGTTAGAACTTAACTTACAGAAGTGTTTGTTTATCATACTAGATAAATTCTTAcattttgcaaaactgtttgAAAGTCCATGTGGGTTGAAACTTCATTCCCAGGCTAGAATTCCCTCAAAAatgttcataattttttttaaaatatgcaactTTCTACCAATCAATGTCTGTGTGGAGAAAGTATATAGAGATAATATTATCTTGTTCCTGGAATACTATACATAGTTTTGATTGTGTTCTGAAGAGCAACAACAGATGTTttgaggattttaaaaaaataaattttatttgatGGTAATACCTCCACAGAAAGGCCAATATTTAAGCAAGTAAAATTGAAAGGAGATGTACAGCCTCATAGTAGCTAGAGAGAATTCTACTGGTTGCTTCCTTGTTCTGGGGTGTTTAGGGAgagtgaaacatttttaaatcttcaaaaCATGATGAGAagtttttggggaaaaaattgtcCAGACCAAGATCAAGCAGCTCAATGCAGCAGTTTATTGTTAAAACTACATGCCTTGTGTTAGGTTGGTGGTTCTTGCTAATCTTTTCAGGTgaggtaaaagaaataaagtgaaGCGCTCAGGGAAAAGttaactttcttttccaaagatgATGTGAGTATCTTCTGAAAACTTGGACTTCACTTTGCGTTCTTTATTTGAGATTTGGTTTGTATTTACATTCTGTGTTGCAGAGAAGGATATGAGAACTTCTTTGATAAGCTCAGTGAACATAATATTCCTGTGTTCATATTTTCTGCTGGGCTTGGGGACATTCTTGAGGAAGTTATCCACCAGGCTGGGGTCTACCATTCTAATGTCAAAGTGGTTTCCAATTTCATGGATTTTGATGAAAACGTACGTATGAACTAACACATTTGTATCAAACAAGAATGTTTTGTGATATTTAGTAGCCATTTATATATACTACAAGatgaacattttaatgaaacatatGTAGCCATCTATCCAGCCTCACAGAAAATTAGAATTGCATACGCAGCACTTTcccaggcaaaaagaaaaaaacaagaagatAACAGTTCAAACACTGTTAGTATGGTGTGACTAAGACAccattaatttcctttaatgaCAACCTCATACTCAGCCCAGTGCAGCGCTACTCCTCCTTCAAGCAGGGAGGATCGCTGTCAGTCTAGTCTTAACGATGCTATTAGTCATTTCGTTATTTAACAGTAATTTATCTTGTTCATCATTAGAGATTACATAGTTCAATATTAGTTCAACAGCAGTATCACCTATTTCATTCTAGATTCTATCTTGTCTATATGATACTAGAAATAACTTCAacgtgtttttttttaatagggaatATTAAAAGGATTTAAAGGAGAATTGATTCATGTTTACAACAAACACGATGGTGCCTTGAAGAATACAGAGTACTTCAAACAACTGAAAGACAACAGTAATATCATACTGCTGGGTGATTCTCAAGGAGACTTGAGCATGGCAGATGGAGTAGCGAACGTTGAACATATTCTTAAGATTGGCTATCTCAATGATAAAGTAAGTAGTCTTATAAAACCTTGTAGACTTTGAGTAAAACATTGTGAGTTAGAAACAGGTTTGTTATAGTAAGCTTCAGATATCAAGCCAAGTGTCTGACCCTTATTTGTTTTGagatttcaaacatttttcatggATTTCTTGCCTCAAGTTTTTTCTAAACATAAGCTACAAAAACACAAATATAAACAGCTTTGGGTTTTGTATTGAACTACTTCTGAAAAGGTATTTTGTTGCGAAGTAAAATTCAGAGGCTAGAGAAATTAATTCTCAAATTCCTGTGgctcctcctccttctttcaATATTGGATTGGTAATTGAGCAAAATTATAATCTTCCAAGTAACAAATTTAGGCAGtgctctctccccacccccaccccatctcTTTTGAGGTGACACAGAACTGATAATTTGCTAAGGTACAAGGCACATCTATTTgcattcagttttctgtttctctctgcctttcaggaagctgaggaaatagcttttctttcagtaggTGTGAGATCATGGCATAAACATGAAGTATCATACCCTGGAATGCACACACTTATGTCAGGCCACTCCTACTCTGTCACCCTGTGGAATTCATTCATAGGAACGATACATATTTGCATTGCTCATTCCTTGCATTTGGTGGAAAGATGGGGcaatattttaatgacaaaaagtCTTTCAATAGTTAATTCTATAACTAAATGTGTCTCTTTATCCTTTCTGCAATTAGGTAGATGagcttttggaaaaatacatgGACTCTTATGATATTGTCTTGGTGAAAGATGAATCCCTGGAAGTTGCCAACTCCATTCTACAGAAAATCCTGTAAATTGCAGTCTCAAGTCACTCCATTCCTTCCAGGAGGCAACTGGACAGAAGAGCACACATGTGCTATCTTAGATGTGTTTATTACTCATTTACAGAactgtttaatttaaaacttttattttcattttggtattttgaaatataGGCAGTATCCATTGTCGATTAGAAGCTCCTTTTACTGCTCTTATGCTGTTCTCTATTGTCTCACACTCCTGTTATAACTAGATTTAAATTGGATTTATAGATGTGATAAACTGCTGCTGATGGCATACTATGGTTCACTGTCTTTTAATCAGGAATTTCAGAAAACGTGGCTATT
This genomic window contains:
- the NT5C3A gene encoding cytosolic 5'-nucleotidase 3A isoform X1; this encodes MRALRLWTLLATYAVAVGQNQGQKNQECPKLNAQMPEFQKKTVHIKDPGRVEEIICGLIKGGAAKLQIITDFDMTLSRFSYNGKRCPTCHNIIDNSKLITEDCRKKLLQLKETYYAIEIDPSLTIEEKYPYMVEWYNKSHALLIEQGLQKDKFAEIVRESDVMLKEGYENFFDKLSEHNIPVFIFSAGLGDILEEVIHQAGVYHSNVKVVSNFMDFDENGILKGFKGELIHVYNKHDGALKNTEYFKQLKDNSNIILLGDSQGDLSMADGVANVEHILKIGYLNDKVDELLEKYMDSYDIVLVKDESLEVANSILQKIL
- the NT5C3A gene encoding cytosolic 5'-nucleotidase 3A isoform X2, translated to MDRTAVAKMGAVASASVCALVGGVVLAQYIFTMKKKTGRKTKIIEMMPEFQKKTVHIKDPGRVEEIICGLIKGGAAKLQIITDFDMTLSRFSYNGKRCPTCHNIIDNSKLITEDCRKKLLQLKETYYAIEIDPSLTIEEKYPYMVEWYNKSHALLIEQGLQKDKFAEIVRESDVMLKEGYENFFDKLSEHNIPVFIFSAGLGDILEEVIHQAGVYHSNVKVVSNFMDFDENGILKGFKGELIHVYNKHDGALKNTEYFKQLKDNSNIILLGDSQGDLSMADGVANVEHILKIGYLNDKVDELLEKYMDSYDIVLVKDESLEVANSILQKIL
- the NT5C3A gene encoding cytosolic 5'-nucleotidase 3A isoform X3 produces the protein MPEFQKKTVHIKDPGRVEEIICGLIKGGAAKLQIITDFDMTLSRFSYNGKRCPTCHNIIDNSKLITEDCRKKLLQLKETYYAIEIDPSLTIEEKYPYMVEWYNKSHALLIEQGLQKDKFAEIVRESDVMLKEGYENFFDKLSEHNIPVFIFSAGLGDILEEVIHQAGVYHSNVKVVSNFMDFDENGILKGFKGELIHVYNKHDGALKNTEYFKQLKDNSNIILLGDSQGDLSMADGVANVEHILKIGYLNDKVDELLEKYMDSYDIVLVKDESLEVANSILQKIL